The DNA region CAGGAACGGGGTAAGGCCCGGTCTCGGCCGGGCTCACTCGTGGCGGTGCATGGCCGAGTTGGCTTTGGTGTCGCGCATGAACAGGTAGACGATGAGCGAAATGCCGATCATGCCGGTCAGATAGTAATAGAACCAGCTTTCGTGGCCGACCGACTTGAACCACAGCGCCACCGAGTCGGCGGTGCCGCCGAAGATCGACACGGTGAGCGCGTAAGGCAGGCCCACGCCGATCGCGCGCACATTGGTTGGAAACAATTCGGCTTTCACCACGGCGTTGATCGATGTGTAGCCGGAGACGATCATCCACGCCGCGGCGATCAGCAGGAATGCGGCGAAGGGGCCTTTGACGGACTGCAGCGTGGTCAGAAGCGGCACGGTGAACAGCACGCCGCAAACACCGAAGGCGATGAGTAGCCATTTCCGGCCGATGCGGTCGGAGATGGCGCCATAGATCGGCTGCAGCACGATGCCGAACACCAGCGCCGCCAGCGTGACCATCGTGGTCTGGTCGTCGGTGAGGCCGACCGACAGCTTCAGGAACTTCTGCATGTAGGTCGTGTAGGTGTAGAACGCGGCCGTGCCGCCGGCGGTCAGGCCGACGACGAGCAGAACCTCGCGCGGATACTTCAGCAGCGTCGCGATCGACGACGTGCGTTTGCCGATCTTCTTCGCCGCTTCGAATGCCTCGGTTTCATGCAAGTTGCGGCGCATGATCAGGGCGGTGACGGCCAGCAGCGCGCCGATGACGAACGGGATACGCCAGCCCCAGGCGCGGATTTCATCGTTCGTCAGGAACACCTTCTGCAGCAACAGCAGCACGAGCAGCGCGGTAATCTGGCCGCCGATCAGCGTCACGTATTGAAAGCTCGAATAGAAGCCACGGTGGCGCTGATCGGCCATCTCGGTGAGATAGGTCGCGCTCGTACCGTACTCGCCGCCGAGGCTGAGGCCCTGAATGATCCGCGCAAGGCCGAGCAAGACAGGAGCCCATATGCCGATCGAGGCATAGGTCGGCGTCACGGCGATCATGAGCGAGCCGAAGCACATCATCGCGACGGACAGCATCAGCGATAGGCGGCGGCCGTAATTGTCAGCCAGATGCCCGAACAGCCAGCCACCCAGTGGCCGCACGATAAAGCCGGCCGCGAACAAAAGGGCGGCGTTGAGCTGCTGCACGACCGGGTCGGAACTCGGAAAGAAGGCGCCAGCGAAATACAGCGCGAACGCGGCGTAGGCGTAAAAGTCGTACCATTCGACCAGATTGCCGACAGAGCCGATGAAGATCGCCTTAATACGGCGGCGCATGTCGGCGAGATCGAGCCGTTCGTCTTGAGCGGCGGTTGTCGTGGTAGTCATGAAAGGCGCTCCGGTCTCTATACGCGCAGGTGCCGGCAGGTGCGCCGTCGGTGGCCTCGGGTTGTTGAACGGAGGGGCGAAGGCAGGTCGGCCTGGCAGGGCTGCTATTCACGGTACTTATGAACTCATCAATCCTGTTTGAAACCCCTGCTTAAGTTAAACGTCAAACTTTTGTATGGTGCGCTGCACGCGCTTTTGTTGCGGTGCAATAAAAGGAGCAACGCGCGCAAAAAATAGCAACGGCGGGCGCGTTGTGCGCCAGCCGACCCGTCAGCGAAAAAAATGCGAAGGAACGAAGTTTAGTCGTTCGCCACGTCGGCGCCGACATAGGCGATGCGCAGCATGTTGGTCGCACCCGGCGTGCCGAGCGGCACACCGGCGACCACGATGACGCGCTGCCCCGGCTTGGCGAAGCCTTCCTTGAAGGCGATCCGGCAGGCGCGATCGACCATATCGTCCTGGTCGTGCGCGTCTTCCGTGACCACGCAGTGCACGCCCCACACCACGGCCAGCCGCCGTCCCGTCGACATGTTCGGCGACAGCGCCACGATAGGCGGGCGCGGCCGCTCGCGCGCGACGCGCAGGCCGGTCGAGCCGGACGAGGTCCAGCAGATGACCGCCGCAAGATCGAGCGTATCGGCGATGTGGCGCGCCGCGTCGGCGATGGCGTCGGCGCCTGTCGCCTCGGGTTCGCCGCGCTGTGCCGAGATGATGTTGCGGAAGAAGGTGTCGTTCTCGACCTCTTCGGCAATGCGGTTCATCGTCGACACCGCTTCGACGGGATATTGCCCCGCCGCGGATTCCGCCGACAACATCACCGCGTCGGCGCCTTCGAAGATGGCTGTGGCCACGTCCGACACTTCGGCGCGCGTCGGCACCGGCGACGAGATCATCGACTCCAGCATCTGGGTCGCGACCACGACGGGCTTGCCGGTCTGACGGCCCATGCGCGTCATCTGCTTCTGCACGCCGGGCACTTTTTCAAGCGGCATCTCCACGCCGAGATCGCCGCGCGCAACCATCAGCGCATCGGCGAGGTCGATGATCTCCGACAGCCGCACGACAGCCTGCGGCTTCTCGATCTTGGCCATCACGGCAGCGCGGCCGCGCGTGATCTTCTTGGCTTCGGCGATGTCCTCGGGCCGCTGGATGAAAGAGAGCGCAACCCAGTCGATGCCGGCGTCGAGCGCGGCTTCGAGATCGGTGCGGTCTTTCTCCGCCAGCGCCGAGAACGGAATGGTGGAATCCGGCAGGCTCACGCCCTTACGGTCCGACAGCTTGCCGGCGACTTCGACGCGCGTGACCATGCGCTTGGGCTCGGCCTCGACGACGCGCAGCTTTACTTTGCCGTCGTCGATCAGCAGCACGTGACCGGGTTCGACTGCGCTGAAAATCTCCGGATGCGGCAGGAACACGCGCGTGGCATCGCCCGGCGTGTTGTCCGAGTCGAGCACGAAGGTGTCGCCATTCTTCACCGTCACCGCTTTGTCGACAAAGGTGCCGAGCCTGAGCTTGGGGCCCTGCAAGTCGACGAGAATGCCGATCGGTCGCCCGGTGTCCCGCTCGACGGCGCGGATCATCGACACGATCTCGCGCATGCGGTCCGGGCTCGTATGACTCATGTTGATGCGGAACACGTCGGCACCCGCCTTGAACAGGCGGGCGATCATGTCCGGATTGGATGACGCCGGTCCGAGGGTGGCGACGATCTTGGCGCGGCGCAAGCGTCTCATGAATGGCGTCTCTTCCGTTGCTTTATGGCTTCCCGCCTTCGGCGGGCGGCGTCGGCATCATCAAAGGCGGACGTCCGGGTCCGGGTAGTCGCGGACCGAGCGGACTTGGCGTTTGTTCCGCGGTCTCGGTCAGTTGCACGGTCCAGGAGCGTTGCTCGCCGGTGTCGACCTCGAAAAAGCCGGTGCGGTCGTAACCGCGCGCGAGGCAATTCTCCGTGCCGCGAATGGTGAACTCCTTTTCGCGCGAGCACATATAGGCCTTGCCCGACCACTCGCCGCCACGATCGTAGTCGACCGCGTAGATATAGTAGTAACGCGCGACCAGCGCCCCGCGCAGCAGCGTTTCGCAGGAGCGCGCCGATATGTTCCACCAGCCCTCGGTGGTCCATCCGTCGGCGTCCTTGTAGCCGAGCGCGACGCCGACGCGGCTGCCGGTGTTGTTGCACAAACGGAAGTCGGCCCGGGCGGGGTGCGCCGATGCCACCAGGAGCAGCACGGCGGGCACCAGCAGGCACGCGAGACGACGAGAAGCTGAGTGCCAGGCGGGAAAAGATCGCAATGCGGTCACAGTCGTCGGTTTCGTTGCTTCGGGTTTTGACGTGACCCGTCACAGGCTGTCAACGACGATGGCGCGCAGGTCGTTCACGTTGGTGTAGGTCGGGCCCGGCTCGAGCAGGTCGCCGAGCGCGGAAAAGAAGGCTGTCGAGTTATTGTCGGCCAGAAACGCGGCCGGATCGAGGCCGAGCGCCTGGGCCCGCGTCGCCGTGTCGCCATCGGCAAAGGCGCCGGCGGGGTCCGTCGCCGAGCCGCCGCCGCCGTCGGTGCCGTCGGTGTCGCCGGCCACGGCCGCGACGCCCGGCACGCCCGCGAGCGCGATGGCCAGCGCCAGCGCATATTCCTGATTGGGCCCGCCTCTGCCGTGACCGCGTATCGTCACCGTGAGCTCGCCCCCCGACAATATAACCGCACGCCGCCCTTGCGCGCGCAGCGATTGTGCGAGCCGCGCATGTTCATTTGCCACCTCGCGCGCTTCGCCTTCGACATCGGCGCCGAGCGAGACGCATTCGTATCCCGCCGCGCGCACGGCCTTCTCGGCAGCGGCAAACGAGTCCGCGGGCCGCGCCGCGAGATGGAATTCACTCGCTGCGAACACCGGGTCGCCCGGCTTCGGCGATTCATTAGCAGCGTCGTTCAGCGCGCGTGTGACAGCGGCGGGGACGTCGAGTTTGTATTTGGCGATGACCGCGCGGGCATCGGCGAGCGTCGTCGGATCGGGCACGGTCGGGCCGGAGCCGATCACGGCAGGATCGTCACCGGGTACGTCGGAGATCGCGATCGTGACGACGCGCGCCGGGTAAGCGTGGCGCGCGAGCCGGCCGCCTTTGATGCGCGACAGGTGCTTCCTCACGGTGTTGATCTCGCCGATATGCGCGCCGGAGCGCAGCAAGGCGCGCGTCACCGACTGCTTGTCCTCAAACGATATGCCGGACGCTGGTGCGATCCAGTTGGCGGAAGCGCCTCCCGATATAAGAACCAGCACGAGATCGTTGGGGGTCCCACCATCGGCGAGCGCGAGGGCCTTCTCGGTGGCCGCCAGACCGGCGGCATCGGGAATCGGATGCCCGGCTTCGATCATCTCGATGCGTTGGAGCGGGCGGCCATAGCCGTGCCGCGCGACCGCCAGTCCGCAAAGTCGTTCGGCAGGAACCCCTTGCTTGTTGAGGTAATAGTGTTCGGCGATCTCTGCCATGCTGCCCGCCGCTTTGCCCGCCGCGAGCATGATGATGCGGCCAGCGGGTGGCGCGGGCAGTCGTGTGGGCAGAAACGTTGCCGGGTGCGCTGCGTCTACCGCAGTGCGGTAGAGGCTCACGAGAAAACCGCGCAGACGATCATTCATTCTCGACATCACTGCCAGGCCTTCAAGAATTGATTCGAATCGTTCTAGCTAAAACTTGCCCGCGCGCGGGTAGTGTTTGAAAGTGGTCGTGACGCCACCGCGGGAGCGCGGGGCGGGTCAACACCCTCTCGAGGGAGAGAAACAATGAGTACCATAACTTTCACCATCAATGGAAAAGCGGCGACGGTCGACGCCGAGCCGGATACGCCTCTCTTGTGGGCCGTGCGTGAGCATCTCAAGCTCACCGGCACCAAGTTCGGATGTGGCGCGGGCCTTTGCGGCGCTTGCACGGTGCATCTCGACGGCGCGGCCGTGCGTTCCTGCCAGACGCAGCTCTCCGAAGTGCGTGGCCGTCACGTCACGACGATCGAAGGCCTGTCGCCGGATGGCACGCATCCGCTGCAGAAGGCGTGGATCGAGGCGCAAGTGCCGCAATGCGGTTACTGCCAGTCCGGCCAGATCATGCAGGCGGCGTCGCTGTTGAAAGAAAATCCCAAACCGAGCCGCGAGCAGATCGTGGAGCACATGGACGGCAACATCTGCCGTTGCGGCACCTACAGCCAGATCATTGCCGCGATCGAATCCGTGGCGAGGGGCTGATCATGACCGAACACATCCAGACCACCGCTTTCTCGCGCCGCGGCTTCCTCATCGGCAGCGGCAGCGCCGCCATCGCCGTCGCCTTCGGCAGCGGCCTTCGTTCGGCGAGTGCCGCGGGCACGGCCGATCTCGGCGCTTTCGTCAGCATCGGCGCGGACGGCATCGTCACCTTCATCTGCCCGGCTTCTGAGATGGGGCAGGGAACGCGCACGTCGCTCGCCGTGATCTTCGCGGAAGAACTCGACGCGGATTGGAGCAAGATGCGCGTCATGCAGGCGCCCGCGGACGCCAAGCTTTACGGCAATCCGAAGTTCGGTAATCAGCAATCGACGGTCGGCAGCTATGCCGTGACCGGCTATTACGCGAAGTTGCGCCTCGCGGGTGCGCAGGCGCGCAAAGTGCTGCTGATGAACGCGGCCGATGCGTGGAAGGTGCCGGTTGGCGAACTGACCACCGAGCCCGGCATGGTCGTGCATGCCAAATCCAACCGCAAGATCGGCTACGGCGAACTCGCAAAGACCGCGACGGTGCCGAATCCGCTGCCCGAGGTGACGAAGGCCGATCTGAAGCCGGAGGCGCAGTTCCGGCTCATCGGCAAGAACATCGATCGTATCGACGTGCCGTCGAAGACCAATGGCACCGCCGAATACTCCATGGACGTGCAGGTCCCGAACATGGTGTACGGGGCGATCCTTTACTGCGATGTCCAGCACGAGAAGCCGGTCCAGATCGACGACTCCGCCGCCAAGCGGATCAAGGGCGTGGTCAAGATCGTGCCGTTGCCGGTCGGCGTTGGCGTTCTGGCCGAGACGGTCGAAGCGGCCTTCCGCGCCAAGGAGGCACTCAAGGTCACGTGGACCAAAACGACACCCGCGCAGACCTATTCGAACGACGGCGTTCTTGCCGACTATCGCACCATCGCCGCCGACTGGTCGAAGCCCGGCGTCGATATGGTCAAGAAGGGTGACGCGGACGCGGCCTTGAAGGGGGCGGCGAAGGTGCTCACCGCGGAGTATTTCTCCGAGCATCTGTCGCATGTCTGCATGGAGCCGCTCAATGCGACAGTTCACATCCAGGGCGACAAGGTCGAGGTGTGGGCCGGCAATCAGGCGCCGGTAACGCAGCAGATGGCGGCGGCGGCCGTGGCCGGCGTGCCACCGGCCAATGTCACCGTGCACACGATGCTGCTCGGGGGCGGCTTCGGCCGTCGTTCCGACGCCGACACGGTCGCGCATGCGACCATGCTCGCCAAGGCATCCGACGGACGTCCGGTGAAGCTTATCTGGACGCGCAACGAAGACATGATGAACGACAAGTTCCGGCCGTTGACGGTACAGCGGCTCGAGGTCGGTCTCGATGCCAAGGGTGACGTCGTCGGCTGGCGGCATCGTATCGTCAACGAGAGCTATCTCGGCCGCGTTCTGCCGCCGCCGATCTTCCAGAAGATCGGCATGCGCGATGAAGTCTCGGGCGGCGGCGGTGAGATGAGCTACGCCGTGGCCAATCATCGCGTCGATTGGGTGCGCGCCGCGCGTGGCGTCGATGTCGGCGCCTGGCGCGGTATCGCGGCGGGCTACACCAAGTTCGCGATCGAGACCTTCATCGACGAACTGGCCGCCGGCAAGGGCACCGATCCGCTCGCTTACCGGATCGCGATGCTCAAGGACGATCCGCGCGCGCAAGCGGTGGTGAAGGCGGTGGCCGACATGTCCCGGTACAACGAGAAGCGGCAGGGGCGGGCGCTGGGGCTCGCCTATTCCGACTCGTTGCACAGCCATACGGCGGCGGTGGTCGAGGTCTCGGTCGACGAGAAGTCCGGCGCCATCACGGTCCATCATGTCTGGGCCGCGGTCGATGCCGGTCTCGCCGTGCAGCCGAAAAACATCGAGGCGCAGATGCGCGGCGCCATGGTGTTCGGACTTGGCGCGGCATTGCGGGAAGAGGTGCACATCAAGGATGGCGTCGTCGAGGAGCGCAATTTCGACGGCTATCCGGTGCTGCGCATGTCCGACATCCCGCCGATGGACGTGAAGGTGATCTCGAACGACTCCGAGCCGACCGGCATCGGCGAAGCCGGCGTGCCTGTCATCGCGCCGGCGATCGCCAATGCGGTGGCGCAGCTCACCGGCAAACGGCTGCGGCACCTGCCGATGACGCCTGATCGCGTGAAGCAGGCGCTGGGCTGATCGTCCGGCCCGACACAAGCCGCCGCGCTCCTGCGGGGAGCGCGGCGGTTTTTTTGTCTTCGCGGAGAGGCGATCGGCGAGAGGCCTTCAAATACGGGGCGCGCATGGTTACCTTATCAGGGACACAGGAACTCGCCATGGACGACAAAACCCGCACCGAACTCGAAGCCGCCGCCTTTCGGCGCCTGCTCGAGCACCTGCGCACGCGCACCGACGTGCAGAACATCGACCTGATGAATCTGGCCGGCTTTTGCCGCAATTGCCTCTCCAACTGGATGAAGGACGCGGCTGACGCCCAGGGCGTGCCGATGAGCAAGGACGAGAGCCGGCAGTTCGTCTACGGCATGCCTTACGACGAATGGCGCGCGAAGTATCAGAAGGAAGCCAGCGCCGACCAGAAGGTCGCCTTCGAGAAGGCCAAGCCGCATCATTAGGCCCCGCACGCTGAGGGGCGAGCCGCACAGGGTGCGAGACTCATGTTGACGCCGTCATCTTTCGGGGGCGACCTCAGGATGACGGTGATAGGCAAGCTTTTTCTCGAGGCTTCTCAACACGTGTGAACAGTGTGGATGAACGCCGCCTTACCTTGACCCGGAGGCGGGCAAATCCGAAAGCTCTCGTTTGGATTGGTGCGGGTCCGCCCGCCGGTGAGAGAGTCGAGGAGAGTTCGATGGCAATGCCCGCCGCGGCCGAAAAAGAAGACAGCGAACGCGCGCACCGCTTCGCCAAGGACCAGCTCAAGGCGATCATCGAGCGCATCGAGCGCCTGGAAGAAGAAAAGAAGGCGACCCAGGACGACATCAAGGACGTCTACGCCGAGGCCAAGGGCAACGGCTTCGACACCAAGGCGCTGCGTACCATCGTGCGCCTGCGCAAGATGGATTCGGACGAGCGCCGCGAGCAGGAAGAAGTGCTCGAGACCTACATGCACGCGCTGGGGATGCTGGCGTAGGTGAGTCGTCACGGCCGAGCGCCGTAAGCGCGTTCCCGGGCGTCTTTGACGCGAGGGCCCGGACCGATAGGGCCCATATCTCGGTACGATCGAGACCGCCTGGCGTACCGGTCCCTGCCTGCGCGGGGACGACACCCTCTCACACGGTCACTGCCGGGCTTGACCCGGCAATCCATGGCGAGCGGCAACACGGCTCGGTCTTACGTAAAGTTCTTCGAGGTGAGGGGCATCATGGATGCGCGGGTCAAGCCCGCGCATGACGTCGCGCGGATGGCTACCGCAGCGCCGCGGTCTTCGCGCTGACGAAGGTCGTCGTTTCGACGAACACCACCGCGGCGCCCGAGAAGCGGTCCGCGAAGACGCCGCCGGACGGATCGGCCGAGAAACTCATGGTCAGCGCGTCGTTCGGCTTGTGCAGCAGATACTGCAACGGGCGCGGATCGAAGGTGCCGCTCTGCGTCGCTCTCATTACGGCGGACACGCTCGGCGTCAGCATGGCCGCGCGCAGCCACGGGCTGTCCGGGTTCTGAGTGCCGGCGACGAGCAGAGGCGCCTTCGCCGTGGCGTCGGCGGTCTGCGTCAAAAGCGCCGGCGCATTCCGCGCGACATGCGGCGCCGTCCGGCCCATGGGCCGCGTCCGGGGCATGGGGGCCGGTTCGGAATCGGGGGCGGCGTAAGCGAGCGGCGGCGTGCTGCCGGTGGCATCGGCGACCATGAAGGGCGAGGCATTGCCGGACGCCGTCTGGTTGACGACGGCGGGCCAGACGCCGCGGTTGTCGAACGAGGCCGAGGCGGTCTGATAGCTCGCCTGCTGCGGTTCAGCCGAGGCGACGTCGACCGGCATCTGCGGCCGCGCCGCCGGCAGCGGCACGATACGCTCGGTTGCGACCGGCTTGGGCGGTGCCGCGCTGGCGACCACCGTGCGCGCGCGCGTGCTCTTGACCACCGTGGTCGACGCGGCCTTGTCGTCCGCCTCTTCCGTATTGGTCTTGCCTGAACCGAACAGGCCGGCGAACAGACTGCGCGTCGGCTGTTGCTTGTTGGCGGCCGCGATGCTGGTCGCCTCGGCTTCCTGCTGCGCGGTGATCGCGCCGGCCGAGTGCGCGGCTTCGAGCGAAACACGGTTCGGCGTGTTGCCGCGGCGTTCGACATCGGCGAGCGCGAGGGCATAGCCTGGGAGCGGGCGGCCATCGGAAGCGACATGCACGGTTCGGCCGTCGGGGAACACCTTCTCCAACTGCGCATATGTCATGCGCGGCCAGTGGCGTACGGTGCCGGTGTCCATGTGCACGAAGGGCGAGCCCGACGTCGGATAGAAGCCGACGCCGCCGCGCTGCATGCGCAGGCCGATTTCGCGGATCTTCGCGAGCGGCACGCCGGGAATGAAGAAATCCATCGCATTGCCGGCCGAATGCTGGCTGACCTCGGCGACACCGCTCGAACGCGCGCGCAGCATCGCATTGGTCGCCGGCGAGCGATAACCGCAGATCACTTGAATCGGCTGCGTGGCACCGGCCTCGCGATACGCTTCCCACAACAGATCGAAGAGATGCGGATCCATGCGCACGTCTTCGTTCTTGCGCCAGTCGCGCATGAACCAGTTGAGCTTCTTCAGCGCGGCCTCGTCATAGCGGCCGTTGCGCTTGAAGGTGATGGTGATGTCTTCGTTGGTGTGCAGGTGATGGAAGGAGAGGGTGCGGGTGTCGCCTTCGGCGATCGCGGTCTGCAGCGCGCTGCTGCCGCCGACGATGACCAAGCCGGCGAGGCTCAGGCGCACGCT from Pseudolabrys taiwanensis includes:
- a CDS encoding DUF2312 domain-containing protein; this translates as MAMPAAAEKEDSERAHRFAKDQLKAIIERIERLEEEKKATQDDIKDVYAEAKGNGFDTKALRTIVRLRKMDSDERREQEEVLETYMHALGMLA
- a CDS encoding glycerate kinase type-2 family protein — its product is MNDRLRGFLVSLYRTAVDAAHPATFLPTRLPAPPAGRIIMLAAGKAAGSMAEIAEHYYLNKQGVPAERLCGLAVARHGYGRPLQRIEMIEAGHPIPDAAGLAATEKALALADGGTPNDLVLVLISGGASANWIAPASGISFEDKQSVTRALLRSGAHIGEINTVRKHLSRIKGGRLARHAYPARVVTIAISDVPGDDPAVIGSGPTVPDPTTLADARAVIAKYKLDVPAAVTRALNDAANESPKPGDPVFAASEFHLAARPADSFAAAEKAVRAAGYECVSLGADVEGEAREVANEHARLAQSLRAQGRRAVILSGGELTVTIRGHGRGGPNQEYALALAIALAGVPGVAAVAGDTDGTDGGGGSATDPAGAFADGDTATRAQALGLDPAAFLADNNSTAFFSALGDLLEPGPTYTNVNDLRAIVVDSL
- the pyk gene encoding pyruvate kinase; this translates as MRRLRRAKIVATLGPASSNPDMIARLFKAGADVFRINMSHTSPDRMREIVSMIRAVERDTGRPIGILVDLQGPKLRLGTFVDKAVTVKNGDTFVLDSDNTPGDATRVFLPHPEIFSAVEPGHVLLIDDGKVKLRVVEAEPKRMVTRVEVAGKLSDRKGVSLPDSTIPFSALAEKDRTDLEAALDAGIDWVALSFIQRPEDIAEAKKITRGRAAVMAKIEKPQAVVRLSEIIDLADALMVARGDLGVEMPLEKVPGVQKQMTRMGRQTGKPVVVATQMLESMISSPVPTRAEVSDVATAIFEGADAVMLSAESAAGQYPVEAVSTMNRIAEEVENDTFFRNIISAQRGEPEATGADAIADAARHIADTLDLAAVICWTSSGSTGLRVARERPRPPIVALSPNMSTGRRLAVVWGVHCVVTEDAHDQDDMVDRACRIAFKEGFAKPGQRVIVVAGVPLGTPGATNMLRIAYVGADVAND
- a CDS encoding xanthine dehydrogenase family protein molybdopterin-binding subunit, whose product is MTEHIQTTAFSRRGFLIGSGSAAIAVAFGSGLRSASAAGTADLGAFVSIGADGIVTFICPASEMGQGTRTSLAVIFAEELDADWSKMRVMQAPADAKLYGNPKFGNQQSTVGSYAVTGYYAKLRLAGAQARKVLLMNAADAWKVPVGELTTEPGMVVHAKSNRKIGYGELAKTATVPNPLPEVTKADLKPEAQFRLIGKNIDRIDVPSKTNGTAEYSMDVQVPNMVYGAILYCDVQHEKPVQIDDSAAKRIKGVVKIVPLPVGVGVLAETVEAAFRAKEALKVTWTKTTPAQTYSNDGVLADYRTIAADWSKPGVDMVKKGDADAALKGAAKVLTAEYFSEHLSHVCMEPLNATVHIQGDKVEVWAGNQAPVTQQMAAAAVAGVPPANVTVHTMLLGGGFGRRSDADTVAHATMLAKASDGRPVKLIWTRNEDMMNDKFRPLTVQRLEVGLDAKGDVVGWRHRIVNESYLGRVLPPPIFQKIGMRDEVSGGGGEMSYAVANHRVDWVRAARGVDVGAWRGIAAGYTKFAIETFIDELAAGKGTDPLAYRIAMLKDDPRAQAVVKAVADMSRYNEKRQGRALGLAYSDSLHSHTAAVVEVSVDEKSGAITVHHVWAAVDAGLAVQPKNIEAQMRGAMVFGLGAALREEVHIKDGVVEERNFDGYPVLRMSDIPPMDVKVISNDSEPTGIGEAGVPVIAPAIANAVAQLTGKRLRHLPMTPDRVKQALG
- a CDS encoding DUF1036 domain-containing protein gives rise to the protein MLVPAVLLLVASAHPARADFRLCNNTGSRVGVALGYKDADGWTTEGWWNISARSCETLLRGALVARYYYIYAVDYDRGGEWSGKAYMCSREKEFTIRGTENCLARGYDRTGFFEVDTGEQRSWTVQLTETAEQTPSPLGPRLPGPGRPPLMMPTPPAEGGKP
- a CDS encoding DUF1244 domain-containing protein — its product is MDDKTRTELEAAAFRRLLEHLRTRTDVQNIDLMNLAGFCRNCLSNWMKDAADAQGVPMSKDESRQFVYGMPYDEWRAKYQKEASADQKVAFEKAKPHH
- a CDS encoding (2Fe-2S)-binding protein — its product is MSTITFTINGKAATVDAEPDTPLLWAVREHLKLTGTKFGCGAGLCGACTVHLDGAAVRSCQTQLSEVRGRHVTTIEGLSPDGTHPLQKAWIEAQVPQCGYCQSGQIMQAASLLKENPKPSREQIVEHMDGNICRCGTYSQIIAAIESVARG
- a CDS encoding MFS transporter, whose product is MTTTTTAAQDERLDLADMRRRIKAIFIGSVGNLVEWYDFYAYAAFALYFAGAFFPSSDPVVQQLNAALLFAAGFIVRPLGGWLFGHLADNYGRRLSLMLSVAMMCFGSLMIAVTPTYASIGIWAPVLLGLARIIQGLSLGGEYGTSATYLTEMADQRHRGFYSSFQYVTLIGGQITALLVLLLLQKVFLTNDEIRAWGWRIPFVIGALLAVTALIMRRNLHETEAFEAAKKIGKRTSSIATLLKYPREVLLVVGLTAGGTAAFYTYTTYMQKFLKLSVGLTDDQTTMVTLAALVFGIVLQPIYGAISDRIGRKWLLIAFGVCGVLFTVPLLTTLQSVKGPFAAFLLIAAAWMIVSGYTSINAVVKAELFPTNVRAIGVGLPYALTVSIFGGTADSVALWFKSVGHESWFYYYLTGMIGISLIVYLFMRDTKANSAMHRHE
- a CDS encoding DUF882 domain-containing protein — translated: MSVSAARRLKTTTFLISVRLSLAGLVIVGGSSALQTAIAEGDTRTLSFHHLHTNEDITITFKRNGRYDEAALKKLNWFMRDWRKNEDVRMDPHLFDLLWEAYREAGATQPIQVICGYRSPATNAMLRARSSGVAEVSQHSAGNAMDFFIPGVPLAKIREIGLRMQRGGVGFYPTSGSPFVHMDTGTVRHWPRMTYAQLEKVFPDGRTVHVASDGRPLPGYALALADVERRGNTPNRVSLEAAHSAGAITAQQEAEATSIAAANKQQPTRSLFAGLFGSGKTNTEEADDKAASTTVVKSTRARTVVASAAPPKPVATERIVPLPAARPQMPVDVASAEPQQASYQTASASFDNRGVWPAVVNQTASGNASPFMVADATGSTPPLAYAAPDSEPAPMPRTRPMGRTAPHVARNAPALLTQTADATAKAPLLVAGTQNPDSPWLRAAMLTPSVSAVMRATQSGTFDPRPLQYLLHKPNDALTMSFSADPSGGVFADRFSGAAVVFVETTTFVSAKTAALR